One uncultured Carboxylicivirga sp. genomic window, TACCGTTGAAGTAGAGTTGCCTCCTTTGCGTGAAAGACCAGAAGATATACCAGTTCTGGCAGAGCATTTTCTAAAGATTTATTCTCAAAAATATAAGAAGAAAATTAACAGACTTTCAGCAAAGGTCATCAAAAAGCTAACCAGTTATCCATGGCCGGGTAATGTGCGTGAATTTCAACATATTGTGGAGCGAACCATTATTATGAGTGAGTCTGCCAACCTGGAAGAGTCAGATTTTCAATTGTCTTCTGTTCAGGTGAGTACCGAAGGATTTGAATTTGATTCATATAATCTGGAAGAAATTGAAAGACACATAATTGAAAAAGTTCTTCGAATGAACAGGGGTAATGTATCAAAAGCTGCAGCAGACCTGGGATTAACAAGAACATCTTTATACCGACGATTGGAAAAACATGGCTTATAATAACTTCAGGATCAATTTTATTGTTCGTACCCTACTTTTAGCAGGGTCTATATTTGCCTTCTTTTATTTGTTTTTCGAAACCGAGTTAACTATGACATTGGTTCTGGTTGGGCTGTTGATCGGCTTCCAGATTTTTGCCATGATTCATTATGTTGACAGAACAAACCGGGTTTTGAATAATTTTCTTGAGTCAATCCGTTATTCTGATTTTACCCGGACTTTTCAGGTTGAGAGTCTTGATTCTTCATTTGATAAATTAAAAAAGTCGTTTAATGAAGTAATTAAGGATTTTCAGGAAGTGAGAGCTGAGAAGGAGGAAAATTATTATTATCTGCAGACTGTAATTCAGCACATTGGAATCGCTTTAATTGCTTATAGTAAAGATGGAAAGGTAGAGTTGATCAACAATGCCACCAAAAAACTTTTTCAAGTCCGATCGTTAAGTAACATACAATCATTAAGAGATTTTAGTCCTGAGTTAGTGGAGAAGCTTCTTACAATTAATCATGGAGAAAACAGCTTGATTCGAGTTCAGGAAAAGGATGAATTGTTGCAACTTTCAGTTTATGCCACCGAATTCAAAATACATAACCGTACGATCCTTCTTACTTCGATTAAGAATATTCAGAATGAATTGGAAGAAAAAGAGATGGAGTCGTGGCAGAAACTGATACGTGTGTTAACGCATGAAATCATGAACTCCATAACGCCCATATCGTCATTATCATCCACGATTAGTTTGATTTTGAAAGATCTCGCTAATGATTTGCAGGATCAGGATATTCCGGGTGAACATTTTGAAACCATTAAAGAAGTTGAAGGAGCTCTTGATACAATCTATAAGCGAACCGATGGATTGATGCATTTTGTAAATACCTATCGAAACCTGACAAAAATACCAACTCCTACATTCTCGATTTTCCCTATAAGTCAGCTCCTTAATAATATAAAGGGATTGCTGGCAGAGGAATTAAAGACAAAGGGAGTGAAGTGTAATATTCAGATAGAACCAGAATCGCTGGAATTGTCTGCTGATGAGAAATTAATTGAGCAGGTAATTATCAATTTGGTTCAGAATGCAATTCAGGCTTTGGATGGTCGCGAAAATGCAGAGATTACGCTGCGGGCCTTTTTGAATAAGCGTGGAAGAATTACTATACAGGTAATTGATAACGGTCAGGGAATATTGCCCAATGTACTGGATAAGATATTTATACCCTTCTTTACTACCAAACCTCAGGGTTCGGGTATTGGGTTAAGTTTATCAAAACAGATTCTCAGACTGCATGGTGGTAACATTACAGCGTACTCTGAAGTTGAAAAAGAAACAAAGTTTACCTTGACTTTTTAAGTGTTGGCTTTCATGCGATTAAACATCACGGCAAGGTGTGCATACAATGAAGTGTTTTGAACTACCACACCATCATTAACTTTAATGTTAACTGGAGTAAAGTTCCAAATGCCCTGTATGCCACTTTCGACCAAACGATCGGCAACTTCCTGCGTTTTGTCTACCGGTACAGTAAGTATTCCGATTTTAACTCCGTTTTCCTGCATGCGGGTCAGTTCATCAAAGTGATATATTTCAACGCCTTCAATGGTTTTGCCAACCACTTGCGGATCAATATCAAATGCAGCAACAATTTTTAAACCGAATTGCTTTAAGCCATAGTCGTGAAGTAATGCCTTACCCAAACTACCTACACCAAATAAGTATGCCTCATCTACAACTGTAAAACCTAAGAAATCTTCAAGAACATCAATTAGTGCATCTACTTCGTAACCAACCCTTGTTTTGCCAACAATGCTTGTGTATGAAAGATCCTTAGTGACCTGTGTGGGGTCAACACCCATATCTCTGGCAATAAGTGTTGATGAAATATATTTATGCCCGTCTCGCTGAGCCAGCTTAAGATATGAAAGATAGCAAGGCATACGTCGTAGGGCAGGTTCAGGTACCAAACGGTTCTTTTTACGGTTAATTAGCGACATGCTTATGTTTTTCTGATATTCTTAAAATGTATTATTTTTTATGGGCATCATGCAATAATAAAACTTTTAAGGGTAAAGTCAAAAAATAAGGTTGATGAAATCTGCTATTTTATTGTTTACAAAGCTGAATAATGTTTAATTAAATGCTGGGATTTGCTCATTTTTATCATTGAAAGCAGTTTTACTACATGAATTGAACGAGGAATTATTATTAACCTTTGATGATGCGGAAAGATTGTATTATTTTTGCATGCCGAAATAGGGTAAAAACCTGATAAATTATTATTTGTGAGTTCAGATTCGAGATACAATCAGCGCGGTGTTTCAGCATCAAAAGAAGACGTTCATAACGCCATTAAAAACATTGATAAAGGCGTTTTTCCAAAAGCATTCTGTAAAATCGTTCCGGATATTTTAGGAGGAGATCCAGAGTATTGTAATATTATGCATGCCGATGGTGCAGGAACCAAATCGTCATTGGCTTATATGTATTGGAAGGAAACAGGAGATTTATCTGTTTGGAAAGGAATAGCACAGGATGCTATTATTATGAATGTGGACGATCTGCTGTGTGTGGGAGCCACTGAAAATATTCTGGTTTCATCAACTATCGGAAGAAACAAAAACCTGGTAACAGGTGATGTTATTTCTGCCATTATCAATGGAACTGATGAATTACTGGCTGAATTACGTGATATGGGAATCAGTATCTACCCAACCGGAGGAGAAACGGCTGACGTAGGTGATTTGGTAAAAACCATCATCGTCGACAGTACAGTTACCTGTCGTATGAAGCGTTCTGATGTTATTTCGAATCATACCATTCAGCCCGGAGATGTGATTGTAGGATTGTCATCGTACGGACAAGCTACCTATGAGCAGGAATACAACGGAGGCATGGGAAGTAACGGTTTAACATCTGCCCGTCATGATGTTTTTGCTAAGTATTTGGCTGAGAAATATCCGGAAAGTTTCGATGGTTCTGTACCTGCAGAATTGGTTTATTCTGGAAACTATAAATTAACAGATACAGTTAAAGGTGCTGAAGTTGATGCTGGTAAACTGGTTTTATCACCAACCCGTACTTATGCACCTGTGATTAAAAAGGTACTGGACAAAATGCGTTCTGATATCCATGGAATGGTTCACTGCTCGGGTGGAGCCCAAACCAAGGTGTTACATTTTGTTGATGATGTACATGTTATAAAGGATAATCTATTTGATGTCCCTCCTTTGTTTAAAATTATTCATGAGGAGTCGGGAACTGACTGGAAAGAAATGTACAAGGTGTTTAATATGGGACACCGTTTTGAAATATATTTGTCGCCTGAGAAAGCTGATCAGGTGATTGAAATTGCCAGATCATTTAATATTGATGCTCAGGTGGTGGGAAGAGTGGAAGCTCACGAGGGTAAGAGACTGACCATCGAAAGTGAATTTGGTACTTTTATTTATTGATAGACTTAACAAAAGTCTGCCAATCATTTATTAACGATTTTAGTGAAAAAAGAATATGTCAACAAACTCTTTGCTTGATAAGCTGGAAGGCATTTTGATAAGATTTCAGGAGGTAAGTGAACAAATTACCAATCCTGAAGTAATTGCCGATACCAAAAGATATATCAAGCTTAATAAAGAATACAAGGATTTAGCAAAGGTAGCTGAAGTGCAAAAACGCTACAAAAATGCCTTGGATAATATTAAGTCGGCCCGCGAAATTCTGAAGGAAGAAACCGATCCTGAGATGAGAGAAATGGCCAAGATGGAAATGGATGAGCTGGAAGATACGTTGCCAGGTATGGAAGAGGAAATTAAATTATTACTGATTCCTGCCGATCCTCAGGATGGTAAAAATGCTGTAATGGAGATTCGTGCTGGTACAGGAGGTGATGAAGCAAGTATTTTTGCCGGTGATCTTTTCAGAATGTATACCAAATTTTGTGAAAGTAAAGGATGGCGTGTTGAAGTTACCAACAGTAACGAGGGTACGTCAGGTGGTTTCAAAGAGATTGTGATGAATATTACAGGTGAAGGTGTTTATGGTGTTTTGAAATATGAATCGGGTGTACATCGTGTGCAACGTGTGCCTCAGACTGAGACACAGGGACGTGTTCATACATCTGCAGCAACTGTAGCAGTACTACCTGAAGCTGAGGAATTTGATATTGAATTGCGAAACGAAGATATCCGTCGTGATGAATTCTGTTCATCAGGACCAGGTGGACAGTCGGTGAACACCACCTATTCTGCCATCCGATTAACGCATATTCCAACAGGTATTGTGGTGCAGTGTCAGGATCAGAAATCGAAACTGAAAAACCTGGATAAGGCTATGGCTGAGCTTCGTACTCGTTTATATAATCTTGAGTATCAAAAGTACCTGGATGAAATTGCATCGCAACGAAAAACCATGGTTTCAACCGGTGACCGTTCGGCTAAAATCCGTACTTACAACTATCCACAGGGACGTGTTACAGATCATCGAATTAACCTAACGCTTTACAATCTATCGGCAATTATGGATGGTGATATTCATGGAATCATTGATAAACTGGTGATTGAAGAAAACGCAGAGCGTTTGAAGATGAGTGAAATGTAAGAAGCATTCGCTTTGGATTCAAAATCATTATAAATTGATAACGAATGTCTGTTTTTTCAGACATCAAATTATAAAGTATGACTTCGCAAGAACTGTTTGAGAATATCAAAAAGAAAAAGAGTTTCTTATGTGTTGGACTAGATACCGACATTAATAAGATTCCGCGTGAATTACTGGATACAACCGATCCTATCTTTGCTTTTAATAAGCAAATTATCGATGCAACTCATGAGGTAACAGTTGCTTATAAACCCAATCTTGCTTTTTACGAGAGTTTGGGAGTTAATGGCTGGAACTCTTTAGAAAAAACAGTTAATTATCTGAAGTATAATTATCCTAATATTTTCATTATTGCTGATGCCAAGCGTGGAGATATCGGTAATACTTCTTCGATGTATGCGAAAGCATTTTTCGATCATATGGAGTTCGACTCAGTGACTGTGGCTCCTTATATGGGTGAAGATTCTGTAAAACCATTCCTGACTTATGTTGATAAGTGGGTTATTCTTTTAGCTTTGACATCAAATAAAGGAGCTTATGATTTTCAGTATATGACTGAGAATGATGAAAAACTTTTTGAGCGTGTAATTAAAACCAGTGCAGAGTGGGGAACCGAAGAAAACCTGATGTATGTGGTGGGAGCTACCAAAGCTGAAATGCTGGCTGATATTCGTAAGTTAATTCCAAATCATTTCTTGTTAGTGCCTGGTGTTGGAGCACAAGGTGGTAGTCTGGAAGAGGTAGCTAAAAACGGTATGAACAGCAAATGTGGTTTATTAGTAAATTCAAGCCGCGGAATTATTTATGCATCCAATGGAAATGATTTTGCTGAGAAGGCCGGGGAAGCTGCCCGTGAGGTTCAAAAAGATATGGAAGCATTATTAAAAGAGCATGGATTAATTTAATCGTAGCTTTAAAATAATATTAAAAGACTGTCTGTAAAGGGCGGTCTTTTTTGCTTGTAGCAAATTAGTTATCTCCCTAAAAGAAAGAAAAAAGCCGCTACAAATGCAACGGCTTCAATATAGTGGTTTTTGTTTTTTTAGATTGTTCTGCCAGGATATACTTCTAAAGCTTTTTCCAGTACCTCCAAGGCTTTAGCCAGGTCTTCAACTTTTAATACATAAGCAATACGTACTTCATCTTTTCCTTTGCCCGGTGTTGAATAAAAACCTGATGCAGGAGCCATCATAACGGTTTGTTTATTGTATTCAAAATCACTTAGTATCCATTGGCAGAATTTGTCGGCATCATCAACTGGCAATTTAGCCACTGTGTAAAAAGCGCCTTTTGGCAGTGGAGAATAAACGCCCGGTATTTTATTTAAACCTTCAACAATAAAGTTTCTTCGGGCAATATATTCGTTGTATACTTCTTCAAAATATTCGGGTGGTGTTTCCAATGAAGCTTCACCCGCTATTTGTCCAAATCCGGGAGGACTTAATCGGGCCTGTCCGTATTTTAGGGCTGTTTGAACTACCTCTTTGTTTTTGGTAACTAATGCTCCAATACGAACGCCACATTCACTGTATCGTTTCGAAACAGAATCAACCATCACAACATTCTGCTCAATACCTTTCAAGTGCATAGCAGAGATGTGCTTTTCTCCATCGTAGCAAAATTCTCGGTATACCTCGTCAGAAAACAAATACAGGTCGTGCTTGGCAACCAGATCACGAAGTTGCAACATTTCCTCCATAGAGTACAAATAACCTGTT contains:
- a CDS encoding ATP-binding protein codes for the protein MTLVLVGLLIGFQIFAMIHYVDRTNRVLNNFLESIRYSDFTRTFQVESLDSSFDKLKKSFNEVIKDFQEVRAEKEENYYYLQTVIQHIGIALIAYSKDGKVELINNATKKLFQVRSLSNIQSLRDFSPELVEKLLTINHGENSLIRVQEKDELLQLSVYATEFKIHNRTILLTSIKNIQNELEEKEMESWQKLIRVLTHEIMNSITPISSLSSTISLILKDLANDLQDQDIPGEHFETIKEVEGALDTIYKRTDGLMHFVNTYRNLTKIPTPTFSIFPISQLLNNIKGLLAEELKTKGVKCNIQIEPESLELSADEKLIEQVIINLVQNAIQALDGRENAEITLRAFLNKRGRITIQVIDNGQGILPNVLDKIFIPFFTTKPQGSGIGLSLSKQILRLHGGNITAYSEVEKETKFTLTF
- a CDS encoding redox-sensing transcriptional repressor Rex, with translation MSLINRKKNRLVPEPALRRMPCYLSYLKLAQRDGHKYISSTLIARDMGVDPTQVTKDLSYTSIVGKTRVGYEVDALIDVLEDFLGFTVVDEAYLFGVGSLGKALLHDYGLKQFGLKIVAAFDIDPQVVGKTIEGVEIYHFDELTRMQENGVKIGILTVPVDKTQEVADRLVESGIQGIWNFTPVNIKVNDGVVVQNTSLYAHLAVMFNRMKANT
- a CDS encoding AIR synthase related protein is translated as MSSDSRYNQRGVSASKEDVHNAIKNIDKGVFPKAFCKIVPDILGGDPEYCNIMHADGAGTKSSLAYMYWKETGDLSVWKGIAQDAIIMNVDDLLCVGATENILVSSTIGRNKNLVTGDVISAIINGTDELLAELRDMGISIYPTGGETADVGDLVKTIIVDSTVTCRMKRSDVISNHTIQPGDVIVGLSSYGQATYEQEYNGGMGSNGLTSARHDVFAKYLAEKYPESFDGSVPAELVYSGNYKLTDTVKGAEVDAGKLVLSPTRTYAPVIKKVLDKMRSDIHGMVHCSGGAQTKVLHFVDDVHVIKDNLFDVPPLFKIIHEESGTDWKEMYKVFNMGHRFEIYLSPEKADQVIEIARSFNIDAQVVGRVEAHEGKRLTIESEFGTFIY
- the prfA gene encoding peptide chain release factor 1; protein product: MSTNSLLDKLEGILIRFQEVSEQITNPEVIADTKRYIKLNKEYKDLAKVAEVQKRYKNALDNIKSAREILKEETDPEMREMAKMEMDELEDTLPGMEEEIKLLLIPADPQDGKNAVMEIRAGTGGDEASIFAGDLFRMYTKFCESKGWRVEVTNSNEGTSGGFKEIVMNITGEGVYGVLKYESGVHRVQRVPQTETQGRVHTSAATVAVLPEAEEFDIELRNEDIRRDEFCSSGPGGQSVNTTYSAIRLTHIPTGIVVQCQDQKSKLKNLDKAMAELRTRLYNLEYQKYLDEIASQRKTMVSTGDRSAKIRTYNYPQGRVTDHRINLTLYNLSAIMDGDIHGIIDKLVIEENAERLKMSEM
- the pyrF gene encoding orotidine-5'-phosphate decarboxylase: MTSQELFENIKKKKSFLCVGLDTDINKIPRELLDTTDPIFAFNKQIIDATHEVTVAYKPNLAFYESLGVNGWNSLEKTVNYLKYNYPNIFIIADAKRGDIGNTSSMYAKAFFDHMEFDSVTVAPYMGEDSVKPFLTYVDKWVILLALTSNKGAYDFQYMTENDEKLFERVIKTSAEWGTEENLMYVVGATKAEMLADIRKLIPNHFLLVPGVGAQGGSLEEVAKNGMNSKCGLLVNSSRGIIYASNGNDFAEKAGEAAREVQKDMEALLKEHGLI
- a CDS encoding pyridoxal phosphate-dependent aminotransferase; this translates as MPTISDRGNLMPASPIRRLAPYAEAARAKGLRVIHLNIGQPDIKTPEVALNAIRNIDLKIVEYSHSAGNESYRRKVAEKFSGLGMGVDYTDILITTGGSEAIIFSFLACLNPGEEIIIPEPFYANYNGFASMAGINIVPIPSSIEDGFALPPIEEFEKVMTPKTKGILICNPNNPTGYLYSMEEMLQLRDLVAKHDLYLFSDEVYREFCYDGEKHISAMHLKGIEQNVVMVDSVSKRYSECGVRIGALVTKNKEVVQTALKYGQARLSPPGFGQIAGEASLETPPEYFEEVYNEYIARRNFIVEGLNKIPGVYSPLPKGAFYTVAKLPVDDADKFCQWILSDFEYNKQTVMMAPASGFYSTPGKGKDEVRIAYVLKVEDLAKALEVLEKALEVYPGRTI